DNA sequence from the Vicia villosa cultivar HV-30 ecotype Madison, WI linkage group LG3, Vvil1.0, whole genome shotgun sequence genome:
CATAACGTCTATCGATCTTCGTAGCGAGTTTCCTACACAGTTTCTTTCTTTTAACCACCTTAGAACTCTTGTTATCTCGAATGGAAATCTCACAGGTGAGATTCCGAGTTCTGTTGGAAACTTGTCGTCGTCACTGGTTACTCTTGATCTTAGTTTCAATAGTTTAACAGGAAAAATACCAGAAGAAATAGGAAAGTTATATGAACTGAGATGGTTGTCTTTGAATTCGAATTCGTTACGAGGTGGAATTCCAACAACGATTGGTAACTGTTCGAAGCTTCAGCACTTGGAACTGTTTGACAACCAGCTTTCTGGTATGATTCCTGGAGAGATAGGACAGTTGAAGGCTCTTGAGTCGCTGCGAGCCGGTGGAAACCAAGGTATTTTCGGAGAAATTCCAATGCAGATATCAGATTGTAAGGCTTTAGTTTTTCTCGGACTTGCGGTTACTGGAATTTCCGGTGAGATTCCGGCAAGTATAGGAGAACTTCAAAATCTGAAGACACTTTCAGTCTACACAGCACATCTCACAGGTCAAATTCCAGCAGAGATTCAAAACTGTTCAGCTTTGGAAGATTTGTTTCTGTATGAGAATCAGCTTTCTGGAAAAATTCCTTACGAATTCGGTTCCATGCAAAGCCTTAAGAGGGTATTGCTGTGGAAGAACAATTTAACTGGAACGATTCCGGAAAGCCTCGGAAACTGTACGAATCTGAAGgtgattgatttctctttgaatTCTCTGATTGGTAAGTTACCTTTGACTCTAAGTAATCTTCTCTCATTGGAGGAATTTCTTTTGTCTGATAATAACATTTACGGCGAAATACCTTCATATGTTGGAAATTTTTCCATGCTAAAGCAACTTGAGCTCGATAATAACCGATTCTCTGGCGAGATTCCGTCTGTTATGGGGAACTTGAAGGAGCTCACTCTTTTCTATGCATGGCAGAATCAGCTTAATGGAAATATACCAACAGAATTATCTAACTGTCAGAAACTCGAAGCAGTTGATCTTTCGCACAATTTCCTCACCGGTCCAATTCCGAATTCTCTCTTTCATCTGCAGAATTTAACACAGTTTTTGCTGATATCAAACAGTCTTTCAGGTCAAATTCCACCCGATATTGGAAAATGCACAAGCTTGATCAGGTTAAGACTTGGATCAAACAATTTCACCGGTCAAATTCCGCGAGAAATAGGCCTTTTGAAAAGTTTAACCTTTCTGGAGCTGTCAGATAATCAACTCAGTGAAGATATTCCTAATGAGATAGGTAACTGTGCTCATTTAGAAATGCTTGACTTGCATAAAAATGAGCTTCAAGGAACCATTCCTTCATCATTAAAATTCTTAGTCGATCTCAACGTCTTGGATCTTTCATCAAACCAAATCACCGGAAGCATTCCCAAGAGCTTAGGCAAGCTTACGTCGTTAAATAAGTTGATTCTAAGCGGAAACCTTATCGCCGGTTCGATCCCTCAGTCGCtaggactttgtaaggatttgcagTTGCTTGATTTAAGTAACAATAAGATCATAGGTTCTATTCCCAATGAGATTGGTTACTTGCAAGGATTGGATATACTCTTGAACTTGAGTTGGAATTCTCTTACTGGTTCAATTCCAAAGACTTTTTCGAATCTCTCGAAACTTTCAATCTTGGACCTATCTTACAACAAGATCACAGGTACTCTTTTTGTACTTGGTAATCTTGATAATCTTGTGTCTCTAAATGTTTCATACAATAGATTCTCTGGTACTCTTCCCAACACGAAGTTCTTCGAAGATTTACCTTCTTCTGCGTTCGCCGGTAACCCTGATCTTTGCATTAACAGCAAGTGTCGTGCGACCGGAAGTCTCGAAGGAAACAA
Encoded proteins:
- the LOC131661335 gene encoding LRR receptor-like serine/threonine-protein kinase RGI1 — encoded protein: MSNNALNFLILFLSISLFPFVSSLNQEGLSLLSWLSTFNSSNPDTSTAIFSSWDPAHRNPCRWDYIKCSAEEFVEEIVITSIDLRSEFPTQFLSFNHLRTLVISNGNLTGEIPSSVGNLSSSLVTLDLSFNSLTGKIPEEIGKLYELRWLSLNSNSLRGGIPTTIGNCSKLQHLELFDNQLSGMIPGEIGQLKALESLRAGGNQGIFGEIPMQISDCKALVFLGLAVTGISGEIPASIGELQNLKTLSVYTAHLTGQIPAEIQNCSALEDLFLYENQLSGKIPYEFGSMQSLKRVLLWKNNLTGTIPESLGNCTNLKVIDFSLNSLIGKLPLTLSNLLSLEEFLLSDNNIYGEIPSYVGNFSMLKQLELDNNRFSGEIPSVMGNLKELTLFYAWQNQLNGNIPTELSNCQKLEAVDLSHNFLTGPIPNSLFHLQNLTQFLLISNSLSGQIPPDIGKCTSLIRLRLGSNNFTGQIPREIGLLKSLTFLELSDNQLSEDIPNEIGNCAHLEMLDLHKNELQGTIPSSLKFLVDLNVLDLSSNQITGSIPKSLGKLTSLNKLILSGNLIAGSIPQSLGLCKDLQLLDLSNNKIIGSIPNEIGYLQGLDILLNLSWNSLTGSIPKTFSNLSKLSILDLSYNKITGTLFVLGNLDNLVSLNVSYNRFSGTLPNTKFFEDLPSSAFAGNPDLCINSKCRATGSLEGNKSIRNIIIYTFLGVILTSAIVTCGVILALRIQGDSFYGRNNFDEVEMEWSFTPFQKINFNINDVVSKLSDSNIVGKGCSGVVYRVETSTKQIIAVKKLWPIKNEEPPERDFFTAEVQTLGSIRHKNIVRLLGCCNNGRTRLLLFDYICNGSLFGLLHEKRLFLDWDARYKIILGTAHGLEYLHHDCIPPIVHRDVKANNILVGPQFEAFLADFGLAKLVISSDCSRASHVVAGSYGYIAPEYGYSSRITEKSDVYSYGVVLLEMLTGMEPTDNRIPESAHIVTWVISEIREKKREFTSILDQQLLLQCGTRTQEMLQVLGVALLCVNPSPEERPTMKDVTAMLKEISHENDDMDKPNLLHNKGMVTNPKAAVHCSSFSRSCELLIESSSSSS